From the genome of Bacteroides sp. MSB163, one region includes:
- a CDS encoding DUF4906 domain-containing protein codes for MKHYFLLFILLLATITIEGCTEELHPETNGTNGVVFNEGELTKAILNLSVNTFAVEAQASTRASIPSNTPENETSEEKEVHNIWVFQYDAVTKELLIKPRYYTITDQIILQDLPVYLKAGIPSFVYVVTNTGYDNWANDDTDTSWQKFKNLEQLKKQTLPTAFPLRSIDKVSIPMVGTSEEVEVTTGITVTVPVTRMYAKLKVKVEMLKAEMKLNNVNVRQIPNICRIETFAGDGNGEPMTAVPFPDGTTFSSIAFAASDLEKSEDKEWAVFYVPENLQGEIENQGGNKSDAAPSNALVVDVTAEIGGEKYLYAAYPGGNSLNNFNIQRNQVYRMTLTITGEKGQNNPSSNCFVVKPNGFLSFEPYYRVETGGGYNFADYLSPHDENLKIARVGIIWQTKDCIGDNTDGTLVQLGENTGDIHQKIYVRAQKKGNALIGAYNNKGDVLWSWHIWVTDHEPDNLGRAVTYYTYDWDNNGIYPEKPRIQGYAVMSCNLGALAENQKGIGNGLRRYPDEMTQAFGMLYQWGRKDPFPPLRNVINEHQDYNDEHTDLHYDNSNQVEVHKTSGTDENNLFHSVIGNTLTGAVRHAIANPTVFITGTNDVNRNESYVQQKSNYFNNGDWCPIGESDNKLWGGLEPASDGMKAYTINQTNNVHIYDNYGTEKSIFDPCPTGWRVASGELWFEFTNTGLNPGSMSGINYDDKFSDGYGMNMYMQKWKEGPTSYFPTQGTRVGDGGGFRTNSCGNYHNATTDTDNRVNILHIHKDAGLFHIFEYQFYFYYVKSVAGPIRCVRDSK; via the coding sequence ATGAAACATTACTTCTTATTATTCATACTTCTATTGGCAACTATCACAATAGAGGGTTGCACGGAAGAACTGCATCCGGAGACAAATGGAACAAACGGGGTAGTCTTTAATGAGGGAGAACTGACGAAAGCCATATTGAATTTGTCGGTCAATACATTTGCTGTTGAAGCACAGGCAAGTACAAGGGCATCTATACCGAGCAATACACCTGAAAATGAGACTTCGGAAGAAAAAGAGGTACACAATATTTGGGTGTTTCAGTATGATGCAGTTACGAAAGAACTGTTGATAAAGCCGCGTTACTATACTATCACTGACCAGATAATATTGCAAGATTTGCCTGTATATCTGAAAGCCGGAATTCCGTCCTTCGTATATGTTGTAACCAATACGGGGTATGACAACTGGGCTAACGATGACACGGATACTTCATGGCAGAAGTTTAAGAATTTGGAACAACTGAAGAAGCAAACCTTACCTACCGCTTTCCCATTACGTTCAATAGATAAGGTGTCGATACCAATGGTCGGAACAAGTGAGGAGGTGGAAGTAACAACAGGCATTACGGTTACAGTACCGGTTACGCGTATGTATGCCAAACTTAAAGTAAAGGTAGAGATGCTGAAGGCAGAGATGAAGCTGAACAATGTCAACGTAAGGCAAATTCCGAATATTTGCCGGATAGAAACCTTTGCCGGCGATGGAAATGGAGAGCCGATGACTGCGGTTCCATTTCCTGATGGAACGACATTCAGTTCCATAGCCTTTGCCGCTTCGGATTTGGAAAAGAGTGAAGATAAAGAATGGGCTGTTTTTTATGTTCCTGAAAATCTGCAAGGGGAAATAGAAAATCAGGGCGGAAACAAGTCTGATGCAGCTCCCTCTAATGCACTTGTGGTAGATGTAACCGCTGAAATAGGTGGTGAAAAATATCTCTATGCAGCTTATCCCGGAGGAAACTCACTTAATAATTTTAATATACAACGTAATCAGGTTTATCGCATGACGTTGACTATTACAGGAGAGAAAGGTCAGAATAATCCATCGTCCAACTGCTTTGTTGTAAAACCAAATGGTTTCCTGTCTTTCGAGCCCTACTACCGTGTGGAGACAGGAGGCGGGTATAATTTTGCAGACTATTTAAGTCCTCATGATGAGAATCTGAAAATAGCCCGTGTCGGCATTATCTGGCAAACCAAAGACTGCATCGGTGATAATACGGATGGAACGTTGGTGCAACTCGGTGAGAACACAGGAGACATTCATCAGAAAATCTATGTTAGAGCGCAAAAGAAAGGTAATGCCTTGATCGGTGCTTACAATAACAAGGGAGACGTTCTGTGGTCTTGGCACATCTGGGTTACAGACCATGAGCCGGACAATCTTGGCAGAGCCGTTACTTATTACACATACGACTGGGACAATAACGGCATATATCCTGAGAAGCCGCGTATTCAGGGCTATGCCGTCATGTCATGCAATCTCGGTGCATTGGCGGAGAATCAGAAAGGTATAGGAAATGGTCTCCGTCGGTATCCGGATGAAATGACGCAGGCTTTCGGTATGTTGTATCAATGGGGACGAAAAGATCCGTTCCCTCCTTTACGCAATGTTATAAATGAACATCAGGACTATAACGACGAACATACAGATCTGCATTATGACAACTCCAACCAGGTTGAAGTGCATAAGACATCCGGCACTGATGAAAACAATCTGTTCCATTCGGTGATTGGAAATACCCTGACCGGAGCTGTCAGACACGCCATTGCCAATCCCACGGTTTTTATCACTGGAACGAACGATGTTAACCGAAATGAAAGTTACGTACAACAAAAGAGCAACTATTTCAATAATGGAGACTGGTGTCCAATAGGAGAAAGCGACAATAAACTTTGGGGGGGACTGGAGCCGGCTTCCGATGGAATGAAAGCTTACACGATTAACCAAACTAATAATGTACATATATACGATAACTACGGAACGGAAAAATCTATTTTCGACCCTTGTCCTACAGGCTGGAGGGTTGCCTCGGGTGAATTGTGGTTCGAGTTTACAAATACAGGGCTCAATCCCGGATCTATGAGTGGTATCAATTATGACGATAAATTTTCGGACGGATATGGAATGAATATGTATATGCAGAAGTGGAAAGAGGGGCCGACTTCTTATTTCCCGACACAGGGAACACGTGTGGGCGATGGAGGAGGCTTTCGTACAAACAGTTGTGGAAACTATCATAATGCAACCACGGACACGGACAACCGAGTGAACATTTTGCATATCCACAAGGATGCCGGTTTGTTCCATATCTTTGAATACCAATTCTATTTTTATTATGTAAAGTCGGTGGCAGGACCGATCCGATGCGTGCGAGATTCGAAATAA
- a CDS encoding FimB/Mfa2 family fimbrial subunit has protein sequence MDIRSYIRKTIGKLLAVIAWTPILYACDGLIYDDEGDCSVNYRVKFCYDYNMKFADAFAHEVNVVTLYLLDVDGRVVWQRTEQGEALAADGYAMTVDVEPGEYDLLVWCGTTDKGSFSIPETTAGKELACTLERQRDIGNQAFVTEDLDRLFYGWLPKQMFGETEGTYTYTVPLVKNTNNVRVVLQHLSGEAVDKDKFVFTITDTNGSMDWDNTLLPDELVTFYAWHTDAGEVGMDTRSEAVRSTSRAAFSAAIAELTVPRLVKGQETRLTVSNKETGKTVFSIPLIDYALLVKGFYHRNMDDQEYLDRQDMHDMVFFLDEDDHWLDTYIYINSWKVVLQNSEL, from the coding sequence ATGGATATACGGTCTTACATAAGAAAAACAATCGGAAAGTTACTGGCAGTTATCGCTTGGACTCCGATTCTATATGCCTGCGACGGCTTAATCTATGACGATGAGGGTGACTGCTCAGTGAACTACCGTGTGAAGTTCTGTTATGATTACAACATGAAGTTTGCCGATGCCTTTGCTCATGAGGTGAATGTCGTGACACTTTACCTGCTTGATGTCGATGGTAGGGTGGTTTGGCAACGTACTGAACAAGGAGAAGCCCTTGCAGCCGATGGCTATGCCATGACTGTAGATGTAGAACCGGGCGAATACGACTTACTTGTTTGGTGTGGTACTACTGACAAAGGCTCTTTCTCAATACCCGAAACAACTGCCGGTAAGGAACTGGCCTGTACGCTTGAAAGACAACGTGATATCGGGAACCAAGCATTCGTTACCGAAGATCTTGACCGCTTATTCTATGGGTGGCTTCCGAAACAGATGTTCGGTGAAACCGAAGGTACGTACACTTACACTGTACCGTTGGTGAAGAATACCAACAACGTGCGAGTGGTGTTGCAACACCTTTCGGGAGAGGCTGTGGACAAAGACAAGTTTGTCTTCACCATCACCGACACTAACGGAAGTATGGACTGGGACAACACGTTGTTGCCCGATGAACTGGTGACTTTCTACGCATGGCACACCGACGCCGGGGAAGTTGGTATGGACACCCGCTCCGAAGCTGTCCGATCCACATCTCGCGCCGCCTTCAGTGCGGCTATAGCCGAACTGACTGTGCCGCGTCTTGTGAAAGGGCAGGAGACACGGCTCACCGTGTCCAATAAAGAAACGGGAAAAACGGTTTTCTCCATCCCTCTTATCGACTATGCTTTACTAGTGAAGGGCTTCTATCACCGAAATATGGACGATCAGGAGTATCTCGACAGGCAGGACATGCATGACATGGTGTTCTTCCTCGATGAAGATGATCACTGGCTCGATACCTATATTTATATCAATTCTTGGAAAGTTGTACTGCAAAACAGTGAACTGTAA